The following coding sequences are from one Nymphalis io chromosome 5, ilAglIoxx1.1, whole genome shotgun sequence window:
- the LOC126768319 gene encoding larval cuticle protein 16/17-like: MKMIIIALAIVAVVAAAPVEKETLQPKILRSEFDQLLDGSYSYSYETENGINLQEKGELKETIDEDNKPHSVVVVRGSFSYTNDQGKLETITYYADETGFHPEGDSIPKVPASRR; this comes from the exons ATGAAAATG ATCATTATTGCCCTCGCTATCGTGGCCGTCGTTGCCGCCGCACCTGTTGAGAAGGAGACCCTACAGCCCAAAATCCTTCGCAGTGAATTTGACCAACTCCTCGATGGCAGTTATAGTTACAG ctATGAAACCGAAAATGGTATAAACCTACAAGAAAAGGGTGAACTTAAAGAAACTATAGATGAAGATAACAAACCACACAGCGTCGTGGTAGTCCGTGGATCCTTCTCCTACACCAACGACCAAGGCAAATTGGAAACCATCACCTACTACGCTGATGAAACCGGCTTCCACCCTGAAGGAGACTCAATCCCTAAGGTGCCTGCATCCAggagataa
- the LOC126768378 gene encoding larval cuticle protein 1-like has translation MKLIIVALAFVAVVAAVPAVEQHPIAILRAEFEHDPKGGYFYNYETENGIQRVEHGEVKEVADEDKKIHPVVVVRGSYSYTDENGKPEIINYVADENGYRPEGDSIPKAPTPSKR, from the exons ATGAAATTG ATCATTGTCGCCCTCGCCTTCGTGGCTGTTGTCGCCGCTGTCCCCGCTGTTGAGCAACATCCCATTGCGATTCTTCGCGCAGAATTTGAACACGATCCTAAGGGTGGCTACTTTTACAA TTATGAAACCGAAAATGGAATCCAACGTGTCGAGCATGGTGAAGTAAAGGAAGTTGCTGACGAGGATAAAAAGATTCACCCCGTTGTAGTAGTCCGTGGTTCTTACTCATACACCGATGAAAACGGCAAGCCCGAAATCATCAACTACGTTGCTGACGAGAACGGTTACCGCCCTGAGGGAGACTCCATCCCCAAGGCCCCAACCCCATCCAAGAGATAA